In Desulfuromonas thiophila, the DNA window GATGAGTCGGCCTACACCGCCGCACGGGTGCAGCCGATGAAACTGGCGGCCATGGAGGGCCTGTGGGACGGCGAGGTCAATGCCGATCTGGTGGCCGTCGGTATCGTCAATCCGGGCAAGAAGCCGGGCGATGACATGGACGCCTTCCAGTTCGAGATCAAGCTGCCCTATCTGCTGTCGTTGCTGGCCAACCGCGAGCTCGGCAGCTTTGTGCCGGGAATCAACGATCTGGTCTACGGCAATGCCGAGCAGGGCATCGACGGCGCCGGCGACAGGATCGCCCGCGGCAAGCAGGCCATCAGCTTGCTGGCAACCTACAAGCAGGCGCGGGACGAAGGCGATGCGGTTACGGCCGAGGCGGTGCTGCAGCAGTTCAATCAGGTGCGTGACGATATCGGTTACGGTTACCTGAGCCGGCCAGAGGATATCGTGCCGCCGGTGCCGCTGGTGTTCTACAGCTTCCATGTCATGGTGGCCCTGGGTACCCTGTTTCCGCTGCTGTTCGGCGCCATTCTGTTCTTCCTTTACAAGGACAACCTGAGCCAGCAGAAGTGGTTTTTGCGACTGGGTGTGTTGTCGGTGTTCCTCGGCTATCTGGCGTCTCAGGCCGGCTGGATCGTGGCTGAGGTCGGCCGTCAGCCCTGGGCTATTCAGGGCCTGCTCCCTGTCGGCGTGGCGCGCTCGAACCTGACCACCACCACGGTACAGATGACTTTTTTCATGTTTCTGATCATTTTCACCACCTTGCTGATTGCCGAGGTGCGCATCATGACCCGTCAGATCCAGAACGGGCCGGAGGGAGAATAACGATGGGAAATCTCGATCTTGCACAGTTGCAGCAGCTGTGGTGGCTGCTGGTGTCGGTGGTGGGCGCACTGTTCATTTTCCTGACGTTCGTTCAGGGCGGCCAGGGGTTGCTGCTGACCCTGACCCGCGATGAGGACGAAAAGACGCTGATCATCAATTCCCTCGGCAAGAAGTGGGAACTGACCTTTACCACCCTGGTCCTGTTCGGCGGGGCCTTCTTCGCCGCCTTCCCGCTGTTCTACGCCACCAGCTTCGGTGGCGCCTACTGGGTGTGGATGCTGATCCTGTTCACCTTTGTGCTGCAGGCGGTCAGCTACGAATACCGTCGCAAGCCGAGCAATCTGTTGGGCGCGCGGGTCTATGAATACTTTCTGTTCATCAACGGCACCGTCGGCATTTTGCTCATCGGCATCGCCGTGGGTACCTTCTTCACCGGCTCGAACTTCAGCCTCAATGCCTACAATTCGGTGACCTGGCATAATCCCGGCCGTGGCGTTGAAGCGGCCTTCAGTCTGTTCAACCTGTCCTTCGGCCTGTTTCTGGTGTTTCTCGCCCGGGTGCTTGGCGCCCTGTACCTGAACAACAACATCGACTACCCGCCGCTGGTGGCCAAAACCTCGGCAGCGGCCTTCAAAAACCTGCTCTATGCCCTGCCGTTTCTGCTTTATGTGCTGGTGCGGCTGCTGTTCATGAAGGGTTACGCCGTCGATCCGCAAAGCGGCACGGTGTTTCTGCAGCGCGGCAAATACCTGGCCAATCTGCTGGCGCTGCCGGTCAACGGTCTCGGCTTTCTGCTGATTGGGCTGGTACTGGTGGTGCTGGGTGTGGCGCTGACCTACTTCAAGGGCAGCCGCAAGGGCATCTGGCCGGCTGGCTTGGGGACGGTGCTGGTGGTGCTGGCGGTGTTCGCTATCGCCGGCTACAACAACACCGCCTTCTATCCGTCGCGGGTCGATCTGCAGAGTAGCCTGACGCTGGCAACGGCATCGAGCAGCCATTACACCCTGACGGCCATGAGCTATATCGCCCTGGCTATTCCGGTGGTGCTGGCCTATGTCGCCTATGTCTGGCGTCTGCTCGATGCCCGCAAGCTTGGCGCGGCGGATCTGACGACAGGCGATGAAAAGTATTAAACCTTTTGCCGAAGGAGTAAGACGATGATGACCTTCATCATGGTGGTTGGCTGGTTTGGCGTGGTGATCGGCTCCTATGTGGCGGCCGAGCTGGTGCTGAAAAAACTCAATCTGTACAACAGCTGAAATCGTAAAAAGTCCGGCCAGGGACGTTATGTGCCCCAACCCTGGGGGCGATGATGCCTTTTTGCAAAGTCATCACAACGGATCTGACCAGGATTTGCTATGCTGCGGCCGCACGGAACAAGGTTCCGTGCGGCTGTTGCCGTCTGCAGCGCCAGAGAGATCGCAACACGCGGCCGGGCGGCCTGGCAAGTCAAAGCGAAAGGAGTTGACTGTGACCAATGAAATCCGGCTGGAAAGCTGGGCGCAACTGCAGGAGGTACTGTTCGCCGATTCCTGGGATAGCCAGATCGGCCGTTTCCGTTCGCGGCTGGCCTTTCGCGGCCTGTCCGACAGTCGCTATCCGCTGGCCACCACGCTGATGCGGCTGGGCGGCGACTACGCCGAGCTGGAACGTCACCTGCTGCGCAATTTCAAGAAATACGCCCACCGCAGCATGGTCGAACGCGATTCGGTGTGGCACTGGCTGACGCTGGCGCAGCACCATGGCCTGCCGACCCGCCTGCTCGACTGGACCTATTCGCCTTATGTGGCGCTGCATTTCGCCACCGCCAATATCGAGCAGTTTGACTGTGACGGCGTGATCTGGGCGGTGAACTACCTGCTGGCGCATCAGCACCTGCCTGAACGGTTGCGCGCCAAGCTTGACGCTGAGGGCGCCAACGTATTCACCACCGAGATGTTCAGTGACAGCGTCGCCACCCTGGCCGAACTGGCGGCGTTGAGCGACCGCAACTATGTGGTCTTTGTCGAACCCTCGTCGATTGACGACCGTATCGTCAATCAGTTCGGCATGTTTTCACTGATGCCCGATGTGCGCGGCCGGCTTGATGCTTGGCTGGCCGATCAGCCGCAGCTGTGGCAACGGCTGATCATTCCGCGCCAGCTCAAGTGGGAGGTGCGTGACAAGCTCGACCAGGCCAATATTACCGAGCGGGTGTTGTTCCCCGGCCTTGACGGCCTGAGCAGCTGGCTGCGGCGCCATTACAGCCCGCGCCATGCTGATCCGCAGTGACGAAAATGTAACAACGCCCCGCCGGCAACGAACCGGTGGGGCGTTGTGGTTGCGGCGGGGCGGATGCAAACGCGATCAGCTGGCGGCGGTGTTGTGCAGATGGACGTCCTGCTGGGGGAAGGGAATGCTGATGCCTGCGGCATCAAAGCGGGTCTTGATGGTTTCGGTCAGATCATAGTACACCGCCCAGTAGTCCTTGGTGGCAACCCAGGGCCGCACCACCAGGTTGACGCTGCTGTCGGCCAGTTCACTGACCGCCACCAGGGGTTTGGGCTCAGGCAGGATGCGGCTGTCGGCTGCCAGTATCTGCTCCAGCACCTGTTTGACATGCGCCAGATCGTCGGTGTAGCTGACGCCGACGGTCAGGTCGATGCGGCGGGTGTTGTTGGCCGAGTAGTTGACGATGTTGCCGCTCATCAGGTTGGCGTTGGGGACGATGACCAGTTTGTTGTCGGGCGTCAGCAGATGAGTGGTGAAAATCTGGGTTTCCTGCACCTGACCGGCCACGCCGCCGCCTTCGATGTAGTCGCCAGTCTGGAACGGCCGGAAGATGATCATCAGCACGCCGGCGGCGAAGTTCGACAGCGAGCCCTGCAGTGCCAGACCGACAGCCAGACCGGCGGCACCGAGAATGGCGATGAACGAGGTGGTCTGGATGCCGATCTGATTGAGGGCGGCGATGACGACGAAGGCCAATAGGGCCATGTAGGTGAGGCTGCAGACAAAGGAAACCAGTAGGTCATCCACCTTGCTGCGGGTCAGCACCCGGCGTACGGCGAGCCGCAGCAGACGGGCGATCCAGCGGCCGACGAACAGGATGAAAATGGCAGCGATCAGTTTGGGGCCATAGATAAAGATCAGATCCAGAATGCGGGGAATCAGCTTTTCCGGGTCGAGCAGCTGAGAGAAATCCATTGCAGCCTCCAAAAAAGTCAGAAGAAAAAAGAACATTCATGTTTTCAGCCTTCTTTCTTTATAGGCAGGGCAGGTCAAATTTGTCAACGCAGGGGCAAAAAAGGCCCCGCCGGGCGACGGGCGCGGCGGCGGGGCGGTTCAGCGGCGGGTGACGGGCTTACCAGGGCCAGAAGATGACGACGCGTGGCGCGTTGTGGCGTGGCTGGTGGCGCTGAACCGGCAGCGTGGCGCAGCCACGGCGAGACCGCTGCGCCAGCCGCCGCACGTCGGCCTTGCGCGGCTTGGGCGGCGGTTGTACAACGACCCGTACCGGTGGTGGACAGGCGGTCCGGCCGATGGTCGGCCGCTCGTGCGGGCCGAAACCCGCTCGCTCGTTGTCATGCCGGCTGCCAGGGTGGCCATCGTGGCGGCCGTCGCGGGCCAGTGCCGGACTGGCAGAAATGGCCGCGAGCAGCAGGACTAACAGCAGCGGTCGGATGGCCCTGGCGCAGTTGGTGCGACGGGGGGAGCCCTTGGCCGAACCCTGGGCAAAATCTTCGGACGGATTGTGTTCTGTGCGCATGACATCCTCCTGTGATGGGGGGGGGGACAAACCGGTCGACCGTTTGTGGTCTGTGGTCCGGCTTTGTCCACAGGCTGCCACGGGAGCCTTTCCCCTGCATTCGACAGCGATCCATATTGGCCCCGATGTCGGGTTGTTTTTGCCGGATTCCGGCAGGTTGTCGGGGGCATTCCGGAGGTATTGGCCCCGTCGACGGTGGTCAGGATATGCGCGAGGGCTTGGTCGGGCGCCTCTTTTGGTATACAGTGCCGGCGGTGCGGAAACTCGCTGACCACTGTAGTGCCGCAAGCTTCTCGCGGGTTTGACGTACAAGCCGTCCGTCTCTTGGCGCGACCCGGGCGCCCTGGGCCTCGGGCGCCTTTTGCCTGGCCAGCCAGCCCGATGCTTCATGCGATGGCATCGGGCTGCGACCCCTGCCTGTTCCCCTGGGTGCGGTCCGCCGGTGGGCCGATAATGAAACAAGAAGGAAGCAATGCTGCAGCTCAGTCATATTGAAGTCAATTTTTCCGGTCGGCGGATCTTTGCCGATATCAGCTGGCATCTCAAGCCGGGCCAGCGTGTCGGTCTGTGCGGCGAGAACGGTGCTGGCAAGTCGACCCTGCTCAAACTGCTGTGTGGCCAGGTGGAAGCCGATCGGGGCGATCTGGTACTGGCCCGCGGCACCAGCATCGGTTATCTGCCGCAGGATGGTCTGACCTACCGTGGGCGCAGCCTGTATGCCGAGGTGGAGAGTGCCTGCGCCGAGGTGCTGGCCCTGGGGCGGGAGATGGCCGAACTGGAACAGCGCATCGCCGGTGACGCCGACGAAACGGCCTTGGCGCGCTATGCCGAGGTGCAGGAGCGCCATCGCCAACTGGGCGGTTTTAGCCTCGAAGCCGATATCGCGCGCGTGTTGCATGGTCTGGGTTTTTCCCGGAGCGATTGGGATAAACCCTGCGAGCAGTTTTCCGGTGGCTGGCAGATGCGCATCGCCCTGGCCCGCTTGCTGTTGCAACGGCCCAACCTGCTGCTGCTTGACGAGCCGACCAACCATCTGGACCTGCCGGCGCGTGATTGGCTGGAAAGCTACCTGATCGGTTATCCCGGCAGTGTGGTGCTGGTGTCACATGATCGTTTCTTTATGGACCAGGTGGTGCAGCGCATTGTCGAGCTGTGGAACGGTGGCCTGACCGAATATCCCGGCAATTATTCACTCTATCTGCAGGAGCGCGATCGGCGGGTGGATGCCCTGCGGGCGGCCAAGCAGCAGCAGGACGAGGAGATCGAGCGCCTCGAAGCCTTCATTAACCGCTTTCGTTATCAGGCCAACAAGGCTGCTCAGGTGCAGAGCCGTGTGCGCCAGCTGGACAAGATCGAGCGCATTCAGATTCCCCCCCAACGCAAGAAAATCGCCTTTCGTTTTCCATCAGCGCCACGCAGCGGCAAGGAACTGATCGTGCTGGAGCAGGTGGCCCAGCGCTATGCCGATCTGCAGGTGTTCAGCGGTGTCGATCTGACCATCAGCCGGGGCGAGCGGGTGGCGCTGGTGGGTGCCAACGGTGCCGGCAAGTCGACCCTGATGCGGCTGTTGTGTGGCGTGGAAGCGCCGGCGCAGGGCTGCTGCCGGCTGGGCCATCAGGTCGAGCTGGCCTATTTCGCCCAGGATCAGGCGCAGGTGCTCAATCCGGCCAATACGGTGCTGCAGGAAATTACCGCGGCCGCGCCGGTGGCCATGGTGCCACGTCTGCGCGATGTGCTGGGCAGCTTTCTGTTCAGTGGCGACGATGTGCATAAATCCGTCGCCGTGCTGTCCGGCGGTGAGCGTAACCGGCTGGCGCTGGCCATTTTGCTGTTGCGGCCGGCCAATCTGCTGCTGCTCGACGAGCCGACCAACCATCTCGATCTGGCGTCGAAGGAGGTGCTGCTCGATGCTCTGCGGCACTACAGCGGCACGCTGGTGTTCGTGTCGCACGACCGCTATTTTGTTGACAGTCTGGCGACGCGGGTGTTGGAGGTGGCCGATGGCCGGGTGACCTCCTGGCCGGGCAACTACGAGGATTTTTTGCGCGCCAAGCAGGCGCTGGGGCAGGGCGGCCATGCGCAGCTGCGGGTGGAAAGCTGCGCTGTTGCGGCTAACGGCCGACCTGGCGAGGACAAGCAGGCCCGCATGGAGGAACACGCCCGCCGGCGCGAGCAGGTCAAGCAACAGCGGCGGCTGCAGAAGGAACTGGAGCAGATTGAAGGACGGATCGGTGAGCTGGAGACGCGGCGTGATGGCCTGGAACGGGAACTGGCCGATCCGGCGCTCTATGCCGAGCCGGCGGCCTTCAATGCCCGCAGTGCCGACTATGCCGCTGTTGACGCCGAGTTGACGGCGGCCTATGCCGAGTGGGAAGAGCTGCAGCACCAGGTCGAGGGCCTGGAGGAGGCATCATGAGACTGTTGCCACGGGGGCGCAGCGTCAAGTCAGGTCTTGATGCGGCCCGTTTGAAGATGCCGGAAACCCTGGTCAAGCTGGCCAGCAGCGGTCTGACCGGCACCATCGGTTTTGATGGCGACGATCAGTGCGGCGTACTCTGCTGCGAGGAGGGCCAGATCGTGGCGGCCCTGTGGCAGCAGGACGATCAGCGCCACAGCGGTGTGGCGGCCCTGCAGGCCATCTTTCGCCTGCTGCAGAGCCGCTCCTGCCCGCTGCAGCTTTACCGGTTTGATGCGGACGTGCTGCCGCTGCTGCAGCAGGTCTGCCACGGTGAACACCTCGCCTGTGGTCAGGTGCTGGACTGGCTGGATGTCGATCGTCTGCTGGCGGAATTGCGTCGCACCGCCTTCACTGGCGCCTTGCGGCTCTACAGCGCCCGCCAGCTGTGCCTGATCTTCTACCGCGACGGCCGGCCGAGCGGTTTCTGTCCTGACGATGCCGGCGGATTGACCCGGCGCCTGGAGCTGCACAACTCCGTGGCGCTGGAACCCGATGGCCGTTTTGATCTGATCCGTTCTGTCGCCCGGCCTGACCGGCTGGCCGGCAGCACGACCGGCGCCGGACTGGAAAAACTCTGGCTGGGGGTCTGGCGCCAGCTTAATCCGTAGCCGGTCCGTCCGCCGTGCCGGCGCTGGTGTCGTCGTCGCCCACCAGCACGATTTCGATACGGCGGTTCTGGGCGCGGCCTTCGGCGGTGTCGTTGTCGGCCACCGGTCGGTACGGACCGAAGGCGGCGATTTCAAGCTTTTCTCCACCAATGCCCGATTGTTGCTGCAGAAAACGCACGACATGGCTGGCGCGGGCGGCGGCCAGCTCCCAGTTGCTGGGAAAGCGCTGCTGCAGGCTGGCCTTGATGGGCCGATTGTCGGTGTGTCCCTCCACCCGGATGCGCTTGCCCGCGACCTTTTTCAGGGCGCCACCCACCTGCCGCAGCACCCGGTACCCCTCCTCGGTCAGTTCCGCCGTGCCCGAGGCAAACAGCACCTTTTCCACCAGATTGACGGTCAGCTGACCCTTGAGCTGGCGAATGGTCAGTTCGCCGCGCTCAAGCTCCTTTTCCAGGGTGCCGACCAGCTCGTTGTAGGTGCTCGACATCTGGGCCAGGCGCGCCTCGCGGGCGATACGCTCGCGTTCCAGGTTACGCTGCAGTTCGGCGCTGAGCTGCTGCAGATGCTGTCGCTGCTCCTCCAGCTGCCGCTGTTTTTGCTGCTGTGCGCTGATTTCTTGCTGCAGCGTCTCGACTCTGGCATGATAAATCCCGGACAGACGCTCACGCTCGGCCTGCTGTTCCACCAGCGCCTGTTCCAGAGAAGCCTGGGCGTCAGCCAGAGATGTCTTGATCTGGCCGCGATCCTCTTCACACCGATCCAGCTGCAGGCGCAGCTGTTCGGCCGAACTGACCTGCTGATCGTAACGGGTTTTGCTGACACAGCCTGTCAGGAGCAGGGCCGCGCATAACAACAGAATCGGGAGCCTGGGCAACAACGACGACATCGGCAACCTCCTTGGGAAAGACGTGATGGCGGTGGGAGCGCAAGGCTGGACCACCGTCTGGCTGTTCACGGCTAGTTGTAACACAGGCCGCCCAAGGGCGGAAGGGGCGGGGCGCCGGGCGCCGCCGTGGCACAAACCTCAGAAAAAGGCAGGAACAGGCGCATGTTGTTTGAAGTAGATGAAATTATTACCCGCGCCCTGCGCGAGGATATTGGTACCGGCGATGTTACGACAAGGGCGACGGTGCCGCCCGGCCGGCAGGCGCGGGCCCAGCTGGTGGCCAAGGACGATTTTGTGCTCTGTGGTATCGAGGTGGCGCGGCAGGTGTTCAGCCGGCTCGATCCGGACATCTGTTTCGAAGCCCTCAAAAGCGATGGCAGCCGGGTTGGCCGGGGCGAGGTGCTGGCCTGGCTCAAGGGCGATGCCGCCCAGCTGTTGCAGGGCGAACGGGTCGCTCTCAATTTGCTGCAGCGCATGAGCGGCATCGCCACCACCACGGCGGCTTATGTCGCCGCCGTGGCCGGCAGTAACGCCACCATTGTCGATACCCGCAAGACCATGCCCGGTTTGCGTGTACTCGACAAGTACGCTGTCCGTATTGGCGGTGGCCAGAATCATCGTACCTCGCTGTACGATGGCGTGCTGATCAAGGAAAACCACATCGCCGCTGCCGGCGGCATTGTGCCGGCGGTGCAGCGTGCCCGTACCCAGGTGCCGCACACCTTGAAGATCGAGGTCGAAACGCGCGATCTGGATGAGGTGCGTCAGGCGTTGGAGGTGGGGGCCGACATCATCATGCTGGACAACATGAATCTTGAGCAGATGGGTGAGGCCGTGACCCTGATTGGCGACCGGGCTCTGACCGAGGCTTCCGGCGGCGTCAATCTCGACCGTGTTGCCGCCATTGCCGCCACTGGTGTGCGGCTGATTTCCGTTGGGGCTCTGACCCATTCCGTGCGGGCTGCTGATATCTCGCTGCTGTTCACCTAGGGGCTGGCGATGGCTGATCCGGGGATGCGCCACGCCATTGTACAGCTGCTGCTTGAAGCCGGAGAGGCTTGTCTGTCGGGCCAGCAGATCAGCAGCCGGCTGGGGATCAGCCGGGCGGCGGTGTGGAAGCACATTGAGGCGTTGCGTCATGACGGTTTCGATATCTGTGCCCAGACCGCCCGTGGCTACCGCCTGCGCCATTGCCCCGACCGGCTGTTGCCGGCGGCCATCGATGCCGGCCTGACCACCGCCTTTGTCGGCCGCCAGATCGACTACCATGCCTGTATCGATTCGACCAATGAACGGGCCAGCCAGCTGGCGCGAGCGGGCGCCGAGGAGGGTCTGGTGGTGCTGGCCGAGGAACAGAGCGCCGGCCGTGGCCGGCTGGGGCGCAGCTGGCGTTCGCCGGCCGGCGTGAACCTGTATGCCTCGCTGGTACTGCGGCCCCAGGTGCCGCTCAACCAGGCGGCGCAGCTGACCTTTCTTTCCGCTGTGGCGGTGGCCCGTGCCGTCGAGCAGATCAGCGGTCTGCAGGTTCAGCTCAAATGGCCCAACGATGTGCTGCTGCAGGGGCACAAACTGGCTGGCCTGCTCAACGAACTCAGCGCCGAAACCGAGGGTATTCACCATTTGATTGTCGGCATTGGCGTCAACCTCAACATGACCGCCGACCAGTTCTCCGCTGATCTGCGGTATCCGGCCACCTCGCTGCTGCTGGCGACGGGCCGGCCTGTTGACCGGGTTCACTTTGCCCAGCTGTTGTTTCAGGAGCTTGAACAGCTCTATCTGCTGCTGCAGCGCAGTGGTTTCACGCCTCTGCGATTGGCCTGGGAGGCCCTGTGCGATCTGACCGGCCGGTCGGTACAGGTTGATTGCGGCAGCGAAATCCTCTATGGCACGGTGGCCGGACTGGCCGAGGATGGCGCGCTGCTGCTGCGCACGGCGGCCGGAGATATTCACCCCGTTTATGCCGGCGATGTGCGGCCCTGGCCGCCTGTTGCCTCAAATCACTGAAATCAAGGAGCTGTTCATGTCTGCTGTTGTCCGCTGTGGTCTTGCGAGGTGCACATGCTGCTGGTGATCGATGTCGGCAATACCAACACGGTTCTG includes these proteins:
- a CDS encoding cytochrome ubiquinol oxidase subunit I, whose protein sequence is MLEQLDVSQLSWARGQFALTAMYHWIFVPLTLGLSFLLAFFETLYVKTGNEQWKRITKFWMTLFGINFAIGVATGIIMEFEFGTNWSNYSWMVGDIFGAPLAAEGIFAFFLETTFFAVMFFGWNRVSKGFHLLSTWLVAIGSNLSALWILVANGWMQHPVGMQFNPDRARFEMESFWQVLLSPVAVSHFVHTTSSAFLLSALFVVTVSCWYLLKGRHVALAKKSLAVAATFGLISSAFVAFTGDESAYTAARVQPMKLAAMEGLWDGEVNADLVAVGIVNPGKKPGDDMDAFQFEIKLPYLLSLLANRELGSFVPGINDLVYGNAEQGIDGAGDRIARGKQAISLLATYKQARDEGDAVTAEAVLQQFNQVRDDIGYGYLSRPEDIVPPVPLVFYSFHVMVALGTLFPLLFGAILFFLYKDNLSQQKWFLRLGVLSVFLGYLASQAGWIVAEVGRQPWAIQGLLPVGVARSNLTTTTVQMTFFMFLIIFTTLLIAEVRIMTRQIQNGPEGE
- the cydB gene encoding cytochrome d ubiquinol oxidase subunit II: MGNLDLAQLQQLWWLLVSVVGALFIFLTFVQGGQGLLLTLTRDEDEKTLIINSLGKKWELTFTTLVLFGGAFFAAFPLFYATSFGGAYWVWMLILFTFVLQAVSYEYRRKPSNLLGARVYEYFLFINGTVGILLIGIAVGTFFTGSNFSLNAYNSVTWHNPGRGVEAAFSLFNLSFGLFLVFLARVLGALYLNNNIDYPPLVAKTSAAAFKNLLYALPFLLYVLVRLLFMKGYAVDPQSGTVFLQRGKYLANLLALPVNGLGFLLIGLVLVVLGVALTYFKGSRKGIWPAGLGTVLVVLAVFAIAGYNNTAFYPSRVDLQSSLTLATASSSHYTLTAMSYIALAIPVVLAYVAYVWRLLDARKLGAADLTTGDEKY
- a CDS encoding FRG domain-containing protein; translation: MTNEIRLESWAQLQEVLFADSWDSQIGRFRSRLAFRGLSDSRYPLATTLMRLGGDYAELERHLLRNFKKYAHRSMVERDSVWHWLTLAQHHGLPTRLLDWTYSPYVALHFATANIEQFDCDGVIWAVNYLLAHQHLPERLRAKLDAEGANVFTTEMFSDSVATLAELAALSDRNYVVFVEPSSIDDRIVNQFGMFSLMPDVRGRLDAWLADQPQLWQRLIIPRQLKWEVRDKLDQANITERVLFPGLDGLSSWLRRHYSPRHADPQ
- a CDS encoding mechanosensitive ion channel family protein; translation: MDFSQLLDPEKLIPRILDLIFIYGPKLIAAIFILFVGRWIARLLRLAVRRVLTRSKVDDLLVSFVCSLTYMALLAFVVIAALNQIGIQTTSFIAILGAAGLAVGLALQGSLSNFAAGVLMIIFRPFQTGDYIEGGGVAGQVQETQIFTTHLLTPDNKLVIVPNANLMSGNIVNYSANNTRRIDLTVGVSYTDDLAHVKQVLEQILAADSRILPEPKPLVAVSELADSSVNLVVRPWVATKDYWAVYYDLTETIKTRFDAAGISIPFPQQDVHLHNTAAS
- a CDS encoding ABC-F family ATP-binding cassette domain-containing protein, with protein sequence MLQLSHIEVNFSGRRIFADISWHLKPGQRVGLCGENGAGKSTLLKLLCGQVEADRGDLVLARGTSIGYLPQDGLTYRGRSLYAEVESACAEVLALGREMAELEQRIAGDADETALARYAEVQERHRQLGGFSLEADIARVLHGLGFSRSDWDKPCEQFSGGWQMRIALARLLLQRPNLLLLDEPTNHLDLPARDWLESYLIGYPGSVVLVSHDRFFMDQVVQRIVELWNGGLTEYPGNYSLYLQERDRRVDALRAAKQQQDEEIERLEAFINRFRYQANKAAQVQSRVRQLDKIERIQIPPQRKKIAFRFPSAPRSGKELIVLEQVAQRYADLQVFSGVDLTISRGERVALVGANGAGKSTLMRLLCGVEAPAQGCCRLGHQVELAYFAQDQAQVLNPANTVLQEITAAAPVAMVPRLRDVLGSFLFSGDDVHKSVAVLSGGERNRLALAILLLRPANLLLLDEPTNHLDLASKEVLLDALRHYSGTLVFVSHDRYFVDSLATRVLEVADGRVTSWPGNYEDFLRAKQALGQGGHAQLRVESCAVAANGRPGEDKQARMEEHARRREQVKQQRRLQKELEQIEGRIGELETRRDGLERELADPALYAEPAAFNARSADYAAVDAELTAAYAEWEELQHQVEGLEEAS
- a CDS encoding DUF4388 domain-containing protein, whose product is MRLLPRGRSVKSGLDAARLKMPETLVKLASSGLTGTIGFDGDDQCGVLCCEEGQIVAALWQQDDQRHSGVAALQAIFRLLQSRSCPLQLYRFDADVLPLLQQVCHGEHLACGQVLDWLDVDRLLAELRRTAFTGALRLYSARQLCLIFYRDGRPSGFCPDDAGGLTRRLELHNSVALEPDGRFDLIRSVARPDRLAGSTTGAGLEKLWLGVWRQLNP
- a CDS encoding OmpA/MotB family protein — protein: MSSLLPRLPILLLCAALLLTGCVSKTRYDQQVSSAEQLRLQLDRCEEDRGQIKTSLADAQASLEQALVEQQAERERLSGIYHARVETLQQEISAQQQKQRQLEEQRQHLQQLSAELQRNLERERIAREARLAQMSSTYNELVGTLEKELERGELTIRQLKGQLTVNLVEKVLFASGTAELTEEGYRVLRQVGGALKKVAGKRIRVEGHTDNRPIKASLQQRFPSNWELAAARASHVVRFLQQQSGIGGEKLEIAAFGPYRPVADNDTAEGRAQNRRIEIVLVGDDDTSAGTADGPATD
- the nadC gene encoding carboxylating nicotinate-nucleotide diphosphorylase → MFEVDEIITRALREDIGTGDVTTRATVPPGRQARAQLVAKDDFVLCGIEVARQVFSRLDPDICFEALKSDGSRVGRGEVLAWLKGDAAQLLQGERVALNLLQRMSGIATTTAAYVAAVAGSNATIVDTRKTMPGLRVLDKYAVRIGGGQNHRTSLYDGVLIKENHIAAAGGIVPAVQRARTQVPHTLKIEVETRDLDEVRQALEVGADIIMLDNMNLEQMGEAVTLIGDRALTEASGGVNLDRVAAIAATGVRLISVGALTHSVRAADISLLFT
- a CDS encoding biotin--[acetyl-CoA-carboxylase] ligase; protein product: MADPGMRHAIVQLLLEAGEACLSGQQISSRLGISRAAVWKHIEALRHDGFDICAQTARGYRLRHCPDRLLPAAIDAGLTTAFVGRQIDYHACIDSTNERASQLARAGAEEGLVVLAEEQSAGRGRLGRSWRSPAGVNLYASLVLRPQVPLNQAAQLTFLSAVAVARAVEQISGLQVQLKWPNDVLLQGHKLAGLLNELSAETEGIHHLIVGIGVNLNMTADQFSADLRYPATSLLLATGRPVDRVHFAQLLFQELEQLYLLLQRSGFTPLRLAWEALCDLTGRSVQVDCGSEILYGTVAGLAEDGALLLRTAAGDIHPVYAGDVRPWPPVASNH